One region of Syngnathus scovelli strain Florida chromosome 15, RoL_Ssco_1.2, whole genome shotgun sequence genomic DNA includes:
- the tmigd1 gene encoding transmembrane and immunoglobulin domain-containing protein 1 isoform X1, translating to MIDNKQREVIKVNSSSASLKADTLSRLKSSGRNKMGSYCVLVLALCAAQTLCVTIESVPNKDGEGVILTELERTVSLVCSSNRSEDDGAELVWLRNGATVILHQGNRKGQSAVCIMPVIHQDNGATFTCRLSSNASIEASVTLNVTYAPMLSGSEGVWVEDASSLMLSCDIFANPPVSSMRWTLNGSAIDIIAGGFTLTNDGFTSRLSANKVEKSKHEGLYRCTVDSPVYGIKSKDFLVTVTEKTVKFPLMPIIAGVVVVSLTAILAIVSRWERIIKCCK from the exons ATGATTGATAACAAACAGCGGGAAGTCATAAAGGTGAACTCCTCGTCGGCGTCTTTAAAAGCTGACACATTGTCACGTCTCAAATCTTCAG GAAGGAATAAAATGGGATCCTACTGTGTTCTTGTGTTAGCGCTTTGTGCGGCACAAACATTGT GCGTCACCATCGAATCGGTGCCCAACAAGGATGGCGAGGGGGTCATCTTGACCGAACTGGAGCGAACCGTTTCGCTGGTGTGTTCCAGCAACCGATCCGAGGATGACGGAGCGGAACTGGTTTGGCTGAGGAACGGCGCCACGGTGATTCTCCACCAAGGAAACCGCAAGGGACAAAGTGCCGTGTGCATCATGCCGGTCATCCACCAGGACAACGGCGCCACCTTCACCTGCCGCCTGAGCAGCAACGCCAGCATTGAGGCTTCCGTCACACTCAATGTCACAT ATGCGCCCATGCTGTCGGGATCCGAGGGCGTATGGGTGGAGGATGCCTCATCGTTGATGCTGAGCTGTGACATTTTCGCCAACCCGCCCGTCTCCTCGATGCGGTGGACCCTTAACGGCAGCGCTATCGACATAATCGCAGGGGGCTTCACCCTGACCAACGACGGCTTCACGAGCCGGCTGTCCGCCAACAAGGTGGAGAAGAGTAAGCATGAGGGCCTCTACCGATGCACGGTGGACTCGCCCGTCTACGGAATCAAGAGCAAGGACTTCCTGGTTACTGTCACAG AAAAGACCGTCAAGTTTCCACTGATGCCCATCATTGCCGGCGTGGTTGTGGTGTCCCTTACGGCGATCCTTGCCATTGTTTCACGCTGGGAGAGAATCATCAAG TGCTGCAAGTGA
- the tmigd1 gene encoding transmembrane and immunoglobulin domain-containing protein 1 isoform X2: MGSYCVLVLALCAAQTLCVTIESVPNKDGEGVILTELERTVSLVCSSNRSEDDGAELVWLRNGATVILHQGNRKGQSAVCIMPVIHQDNGATFTCRLSSNASIEASVTLNVTYAPMLSGSEGVWVEDASSLMLSCDIFANPPVSSMRWTLNGSAIDIIAGGFTLTNDGFTSRLSANKVEKSKHEGLYRCTVDSPVYGIKSKDFLVTVTEKTVKFPLMPIIAGVVVVSLTAILAIVSRWERIIKCCK; encoded by the exons ATGGGATCCTACTGTGTTCTTGTGTTAGCGCTTTGTGCGGCACAAACATTGT GCGTCACCATCGAATCGGTGCCCAACAAGGATGGCGAGGGGGTCATCTTGACCGAACTGGAGCGAACCGTTTCGCTGGTGTGTTCCAGCAACCGATCCGAGGATGACGGAGCGGAACTGGTTTGGCTGAGGAACGGCGCCACGGTGATTCTCCACCAAGGAAACCGCAAGGGACAAAGTGCCGTGTGCATCATGCCGGTCATCCACCAGGACAACGGCGCCACCTTCACCTGCCGCCTGAGCAGCAACGCCAGCATTGAGGCTTCCGTCACACTCAATGTCACAT ATGCGCCCATGCTGTCGGGATCCGAGGGCGTATGGGTGGAGGATGCCTCATCGTTGATGCTGAGCTGTGACATTTTCGCCAACCCGCCCGTCTCCTCGATGCGGTGGACCCTTAACGGCAGCGCTATCGACATAATCGCAGGGGGCTTCACCCTGACCAACGACGGCTTCACGAGCCGGCTGTCCGCCAACAAGGTGGAGAAGAGTAAGCATGAGGGCCTCTACCGATGCACGGTGGACTCGCCCGTCTACGGAATCAAGAGCAAGGACTTCCTGGTTACTGTCACAG AAAAGACCGTCAAGTTTCCACTGATGCCCATCATTGCCGGCGTGGTTGTGGTGTCCCTTACGGCGATCCTTGCCATTGTTTCACGCTGGGAGAGAATCATCAAG TGCTGCAAGTGA
- the LOC125982388 gene encoding protein PIMREG isoform X1: MMDGVAKAVVGIWRAQTTSDDSDAESSPEAPEGFHKLSSSSSLNSLRISLRKRLPLRAVQTNSLQKDTGGEPTKEQPKTDAVRKLTRRARNSIGGVVQKLQRNREFSRDQCLVTTPGRINEGADSASPSIQTPRRTGRSTARTGRTPSSRGKQDNGVLGVKHGGGRRQLVRMAALRSPFASPNMKNQTPKFDQDLDSVSSGLRRLKRLSKAFDELIGRDDKFNTIDKCGSLTDMTTTATIVMRRRLDPSGKLSCSNLSHQASQASQRFGGWIRAVRK; this comes from the exons ATGATGGATGGTGTGGCAAAAGCCGTAGTTGGGATCTGGCGGGCCCAAACGACCTCAGACGATTCGGATGCCGAGAGCTCCCCCGAGGCTCCCGAAGGCTTCCACAAGctatcctcctcatcctccctcAACTCGCTGCGCATTTCCCTTCGCAAGCGCCTCCCGCTGCGCGCCGTTCAGACCAATTCCCTCCAGAAGGATACCGGTGGCGAGCCCACCAAGGAGCAGCCCAAAACCGACGCCGTCCGCAAGCTGACACGCCGCGCTCGGAACTCCATCGGGGGCGTGGTTCAG AAGTTGCAAAGGAACAGGGAGTTCTCCCGGGACCAGTGCTTGGTGACGACACCGGGGCGTATCAACGAGGGGGCCGACTCTGCCTCGCCGTCCATCCAAACCCCGAGACGCACCGGCAGGTCCACAGCCAGGACCGGACGCACACCGAGCTCCAGAGGAAAGCAGGACAACGGCGTCCTCGGGGTGAAGcacggaggaggaagaaggcaGCTGGTTCGCATGGCGGCGCTGCGAAGCCCCTTTGCTTCTCCCAACATGAAGAACCAGACACC GAAGTTTGACCAGGATCTGGACTCGGTCTCAAGTGGACTCCGCAGGCTTAAACGTCTATCGAAGGCCTTCGATGAGCTCATCGGAAGAGACGACAa GTTCAACACAATAGACAAGTGCGGTTCTTTGACAGACATGACGACGACAGCGACCATAGTGATGAGGAGGAGGTTGGACCCCAGCGGGAAACTCAGCTGCTCCAACTTGAGTCACCAAGCCTCACAAGCGTCGCAACGTTTCGGCGGATGGATCCGAGCCGTCCGCAAATGA
- the LOC125982388 gene encoding protein PIMREG isoform X2: MMDGVAKAVVGIWRAQTTSDDSDAESSPEAPEGFHKLSSSSSLNSLRISLRKRLPLRAVQTNSLQKDTGGEPTKEQPKTDAVRKLTRRARNSIGGVVQKLQRNREFSRDQCLVTTPGRINEGADSASPSIQTPRRTGRSTARTGRTPSSRGKQDNGVLGVKHGGGRRQLVRMAALRSPFASPNMKNQTPKFDQDLDSVSSGLRRLKRLSKAFDELIGRDDKHDDDSDHSDEEEVGPQRETQLLQLESPSLTSVATFRRMDPSRPQMRPSLMSS; this comes from the exons ATGATGGATGGTGTGGCAAAAGCCGTAGTTGGGATCTGGCGGGCCCAAACGACCTCAGACGATTCGGATGCCGAGAGCTCCCCCGAGGCTCCCGAAGGCTTCCACAAGctatcctcctcatcctccctcAACTCGCTGCGCATTTCCCTTCGCAAGCGCCTCCCGCTGCGCGCCGTTCAGACCAATTCCCTCCAGAAGGATACCGGTGGCGAGCCCACCAAGGAGCAGCCCAAAACCGACGCCGTCCGCAAGCTGACACGCCGCGCTCGGAACTCCATCGGGGGCGTGGTTCAG AAGTTGCAAAGGAACAGGGAGTTCTCCCGGGACCAGTGCTTGGTGACGACACCGGGGCGTATCAACGAGGGGGCCGACTCTGCCTCGCCGTCCATCCAAACCCCGAGACGCACCGGCAGGTCCACAGCCAGGACCGGACGCACACCGAGCTCCAGAGGAAAGCAGGACAACGGCGTCCTCGGGGTGAAGcacggaggaggaagaaggcaGCTGGTTCGCATGGCGGCGCTGCGAAGCCCCTTTGCTTCTCCCAACATGAAGAACCAGACACC GAAGTTTGACCAGGATCTGGACTCGGTCTCAAGTGGACTCCGCAGGCTTAAACGTCTATCGAAGGCCTTCGATGAGCTCATCGGAAGAGACGACAa ACATGACGACGACAGCGACCATAGTGATGAGGAGGAGGTTGGACCCCAGCGGGAAACTCAGCTGCTCCAACTTGAGTCACCAAGCCTCACAAGCGTCGCAACGTTTCGGCGGATGGATCCGAGCCGTCCGCAAATGAGGCCTTCATTAATGTCATCGTAA
- the LOC125982388 gene encoding protein PIMREG isoform X3 has product MMDGVAKAVVGIWRAQTTSDDSDAESSPEAPEGFHKLSSSSSLNSLRISLRKRLPLRAVQTNSLQKDTGGEPTKEQPKTDAVRKLTRRARNSIGGVVQKLQRNREFSRDQCLVTTPGRINEGADSASPSIQTPRRTGRSTARTGRTPSSRGKQDNGVLGVKHGGGRRQLVRMAALRSPFASPNMKNQTPKFDQDLDSVSSGLRRLKRLSKAFDELIGRDDKRFGYSQIAE; this is encoded by the exons ATGATGGATGGTGTGGCAAAAGCCGTAGTTGGGATCTGGCGGGCCCAAACGACCTCAGACGATTCGGATGCCGAGAGCTCCCCCGAGGCTCCCGAAGGCTTCCACAAGctatcctcctcatcctccctcAACTCGCTGCGCATTTCCCTTCGCAAGCGCCTCCCGCTGCGCGCCGTTCAGACCAATTCCCTCCAGAAGGATACCGGTGGCGAGCCCACCAAGGAGCAGCCCAAAACCGACGCCGTCCGCAAGCTGACACGCCGCGCTCGGAACTCCATCGGGGGCGTGGTTCAG AAGTTGCAAAGGAACAGGGAGTTCTCCCGGGACCAGTGCTTGGTGACGACACCGGGGCGTATCAACGAGGGGGCCGACTCTGCCTCGCCGTCCATCCAAACCCCGAGACGCACCGGCAGGTCCACAGCCAGGACCGGACGCACACCGAGCTCCAGAGGAAAGCAGGACAACGGCGTCCTCGGGGTGAAGcacggaggaggaagaaggcaGCTGGTTCGCATGGCGGCGCTGCGAAGCCCCTTTGCTTCTCCCAACATGAAGAACCAGACACC GAAGTTTGACCAGGATCTGGACTCGGTCTCAAGTGGACTCCGCAGGCTTAAACGTCTATCGAAGGCCTTCGATGAGCTCATCGGAAGAGACGACAa GCGCTTTGGCTATTCTCAAATAGCAGAATAA
- the cct8 gene encoding T-complex protein 1 subunit theta isoform X2, giving the protein MALHVPKAPGFAQMLKDGAKHYSGLEEAVFRNIRACKELSQTTRSAYGPNGMNKMVINHLEKLFVTNDAATILRELEVQHPAAKMVVMASHMQEQEVGDGTNFVLVFAGALLELAEELLRMGLSVSEVIEGYEKACRKALELLPECVCSTAKNLHDLKEASAMIRTAITSKQYGNEDYLANLIAQACVSIFPESGSFNVDSVRVCKILGCGVTASSVLHGMVFKKEAEGDVTSMKDAKIAVFSCPFDCMVTETKGTVLINNAKELMDFSKGEEDMMEVQVKAIKDAGANVVVTGGKVADMALHYANKYKLMVVRLNSKWDLRRLCKTVGAVALPRLTAPTPEEIGHCDSVYLTEVGDTQVVVFKHEKEDGAMSTVVIRGSTDNLMDDIERAIDDGVNTFKVLVRDNRLVPGAGATEIELASRLTSYGETCPGLEQYSIKKFADAFEAVPRALAENSGVKANELISKMYSAHHEGNKNAGFDIEGDGPSVKDVAEAGILDPFLVKYWGIKLATNAAITVLRVDQIIMAKPAGGPKPPQGKKDFDEDD; this is encoded by the exons ATGGCTCTCCATGTCCCTAAAGCTCCGGGCTTTGCCCAAATGTTAAAAGACGGCGCCAAG CACTATTCCGGTCTTGAAGAAGCCGTTTTTCGCAACATCCGAGCCTGCAAAGAACTTTCACAGACCACACGCTCGGCCTACGGGCCCAATG GCATGAACAAAATGGTCATCAACCACTTGGAGAAGCTGTTTGTCACCAATGATGCCGCCACCATCCTCAGAGAACTGGAG GTGCAGCATCCAGCGGCCAAAATGGTCGTGATGGCGTCCCACATGCAAGAACAGGAGGTGGGCGATGGCACCAACTTCGTCCTGGTGTTTGCTGGCGCACTGCTGGAGCTTGCTGAGGAGCTCCTACGGATGGGCCTTTCCGTGTCGGAG GTGATCGAAGGCTACGAGAAGGCGTGCCGGAAGGCGCTGGAGCTACTGCCCGAGTGCGTGTGCTCAACAGCCAAGAACCTCCACGACCTGAAGGAAGCCTCGGCGATGATCCGCACGGCCATCACCAGCAAACAGTACGGCAACGAAGACTACCTGGCCAACCTCATTGCACAAGCTTGCG TGTCCATCTTCCCAGAGTCCGGCAGTTTCAATGTGGACAGCGTCCGCGTGTGTAAGATCCTG GGTTGCGGCGTGACGGCGTCCTCCGTGCTGCACGGTATGGTGTTCAAAAAGGAGGCGGAGGGAGACGTCACGTCGATGAAAGACGCCAAGATCGCCGTCTTCTCCTGTCCCTTCGACTGCATGGTGACCGAGACCAAG ggcacggtgctgataaacAACGCCAAGGAGCTGATGGACTTCAGCAAGGGCGAGGAGGACATGATGGAGGTGCAGGTGAAAGCTATCAAGGACGCCGGCGCCAATGTGGTGGTGACGGGCGGCAAGGTGGCCGACATGGCGCTGCACTACGCCAACAAGTACAAGCTGATGGTGGTCCG GCTGAACTCCAAGTGGGACCTGAGGAGGTTATGCAAGACCGTGGGCGCCGTAGCTCTGCCCAGGCTG ACTGCACCCACACCTGAAGAGATCGGTCACTGCGACAGCGTTTATCTGACGGAGGTGGGCGACACTCAGGTGGTGGTCTTCAAACACG agaaagaagatggcgcCATGTCTACCGTGGTGATCCGAGGCTCCACCGACAACCTGATGGATGACATCGAGCGGGCCATCGACGACGGAGTTAACACCTTCAAGGTCCTCGTTagg GACAACCGTCTGGTCCCCGGTGCGGGAGCCACCGAGATCGAGTTGGCCAGTCGACTCACCTCCTACGGAGAG ACCTGCCCCGGTTTGGAGCAGTACTCCATCAAAAAGTTTGCAGATGCCTTCGAAGCGGTGCCGCGCGCTCTGGCGGAGAACTCCGGCGTGAAGGCCAACGAGCTCATCTCCAAGATGTACTCAGCCCATCATGAGGGCAACAAGAACGCGGGTTTTGATATTGAG GGAGACGGCCCTTCGGTGAAGGACGTGGCCGAAGCTGGCATCCTGGACCCGTTCCTGGTCAAATACTGGGGCATCAAACTGGCCACTAACGCCGCCATCACAGTACTGCGAGTGGACCAG atcatCATGGCCAAACCAGCAGGAGGGCCCAAACCTCCACAGGGCAAGAAGGACTTCGATGAGGATGACTGA
- the cct8 gene encoding T-complex protein 1 subunit theta isoform X1: MALHVPKAPGFAQMLKDGAKHYSGLEEAVFRNIRACKELSQTTRSAYGPNGMNKMVINHLEKLFVTNDAATILRELEVQHPAAKMVVMASHMQEQEVGDGTNFVLVFAGALLELAEELLRMGLSVSEVIEGYEKACRKALELLPECVCSTAKNLHDLKEASAMIRTAITSKQYGNEDYLANLIAQACVSIFPESGSFNVDSVRVCKILGCGVTASSVLHGMVFKKEAEGDVTSMKDAKIAVFSCPFDCMVTETKGTVLINNAKELMDFSKGEEDMMEVQVKAIKDAGANVVVTGGKVADMALHYANKYKLMVVRLNSKWDLRRLCKTVGAVALPRLTAPTPEEIGHCDSVYLTEVGDTQVVVFKHEKEDGAMSTVVIRGSTDNLMDDIERAIDDGVNTFKVLVRDNRLVPGAGATEIELASRLTSYGETCPGLEQYSIKKFADAFEAVPRALAENSGVKANELISKMYSAHHEGNKNAGFDIEGDGPSVKDVAEAGILDPFLVKYWGIKLATNAAITVLRVDQIIMAKAAGGPKAPKQSGHWDKDNWDEEPDKFETH; encoded by the exons ATGGCTCTCCATGTCCCTAAAGCTCCGGGCTTTGCCCAAATGTTAAAAGACGGCGCCAAG CACTATTCCGGTCTTGAAGAAGCCGTTTTTCGCAACATCCGAGCCTGCAAAGAACTTTCACAGACCACACGCTCGGCCTACGGGCCCAATG GCATGAACAAAATGGTCATCAACCACTTGGAGAAGCTGTTTGTCACCAATGATGCCGCCACCATCCTCAGAGAACTGGAG GTGCAGCATCCAGCGGCCAAAATGGTCGTGATGGCGTCCCACATGCAAGAACAGGAGGTGGGCGATGGCACCAACTTCGTCCTGGTGTTTGCTGGCGCACTGCTGGAGCTTGCTGAGGAGCTCCTACGGATGGGCCTTTCCGTGTCGGAG GTGATCGAAGGCTACGAGAAGGCGTGCCGGAAGGCGCTGGAGCTACTGCCCGAGTGCGTGTGCTCAACAGCCAAGAACCTCCACGACCTGAAGGAAGCCTCGGCGATGATCCGCACGGCCATCACCAGCAAACAGTACGGCAACGAAGACTACCTGGCCAACCTCATTGCACAAGCTTGCG TGTCCATCTTCCCAGAGTCCGGCAGTTTCAATGTGGACAGCGTCCGCGTGTGTAAGATCCTG GGTTGCGGCGTGACGGCGTCCTCCGTGCTGCACGGTATGGTGTTCAAAAAGGAGGCGGAGGGAGACGTCACGTCGATGAAAGACGCCAAGATCGCCGTCTTCTCCTGTCCCTTCGACTGCATGGTGACCGAGACCAAG ggcacggtgctgataaacAACGCCAAGGAGCTGATGGACTTCAGCAAGGGCGAGGAGGACATGATGGAGGTGCAGGTGAAAGCTATCAAGGACGCCGGCGCCAATGTGGTGGTGACGGGCGGCAAGGTGGCCGACATGGCGCTGCACTACGCCAACAAGTACAAGCTGATGGTGGTCCG GCTGAACTCCAAGTGGGACCTGAGGAGGTTATGCAAGACCGTGGGCGCCGTAGCTCTGCCCAGGCTG ACTGCACCCACACCTGAAGAGATCGGTCACTGCGACAGCGTTTATCTGACGGAGGTGGGCGACACTCAGGTGGTGGTCTTCAAACACG agaaagaagatggcgcCATGTCTACCGTGGTGATCCGAGGCTCCACCGACAACCTGATGGATGACATCGAGCGGGCCATCGACGACGGAGTTAACACCTTCAAGGTCCTCGTTagg GACAACCGTCTGGTCCCCGGTGCGGGAGCCACCGAGATCGAGTTGGCCAGTCGACTCACCTCCTACGGAGAG ACCTGCCCCGGTTTGGAGCAGTACTCCATCAAAAAGTTTGCAGATGCCTTCGAAGCGGTGCCGCGCGCTCTGGCGGAGAACTCCGGCGTGAAGGCCAACGAGCTCATCTCCAAGATGTACTCAGCCCATCATGAGGGCAACAAGAACGCGGGTTTTGATATTGAG GGAGACGGCCCTTCGGTGAAGGACGTGGCCGAAGCTGGCATCCTGGACCCGTTCCTGGTCAAATACTGGGGCATCAAACTGGCCACTAACGCCGCCATCACAGTACTGCGAGTGGACCAG ATCATCATGGCTAAGGCCGCAGGGGGACCCAAGGCTCCCAAGCAGAGTGGCCACTGGGACAAGGACAACTGGGACGAGGAGCCCGATAAGTTTGAAACGCACTAG
- the rskrb gene encoding ribosomal protein S6 kinase-related protein, with translation MGADGSKKKPADRREEEPLSSGWRGFLSSMGLSLPATLCRLAPPALRLDRRHMLQGRAPDIPEHVLRLAGVGPDKLRSEWSLPGFVAMFLPEFPHRAVPGQEHFQVLGYIAKGSFGPILKVKDKAKQRTYAVKVIPKSEILRLGVLEQSKEEVIVQRQIRHPFVHDLQDCWQTQRHLYIMCDYCSTGDLYTYWQMIGLFAEDTVRVFAAELGSALGFLHDFGIIHRDVKMENILLTDNGHLRLADFGLSRRLERGGRAFTICGTIQYMAPEVLSGGPYNHAVDWWSLGIMLFSLATGKFPLPPEPDHCGMLRRVRSFPYEMPLSLSPPLAMLITELLCKMPARRLRTLDRFQRQTFFRGLSFDQNLLQRHPVEVILELRERPDRAAKARRGLTLSLQPLKGFEYDSLLGPPNTPDAQLQEAGPRKEVFV, from the exons ATGGGGGCCGACGGCAGCAAGAAG AAGCCGGCTGATCGCCGCGAGGAAGAGCCCCTCTCATCAGGCTGGCGTGGCTTCCTGTCCAGCATGGGCCTGTCACTGCCTGCAACCTTGTGCCGCCTGGCGCCACCCGCTTTGCGCCTGGATCGCCGGCACATGCTCCAAGGCAGGGCGCCTGACATCCCCGAACACGTCCTGAGGCTGGCGGGGGTGGGCCCAGACAAGTTGAGATCCGAATGGAGCCTTCCGGGCTTCGTCGCTATGTTCCTACCCGAGTTCCCCCACAGGGCTGTGCCTGGACAAGAACACTTTCAG GTGTTAGGTTACATCGCCAAAGGTTCTTTCGGACCCATCTTGAAGGTGAAGGACAAGGCCAAACAGAGAACGTATGCCGTCAAA GTGATTCCCAAATCTGAGATCCTCCGATTAGGTGTGCTGGAGCAGTCAAAAGAAGAAGTGATAGTTCAG CGTCAGATTCGCCACCCGTTTGTGCACGACCTGCAGGACTGTTGGCAGACGCAGCGCCACCTCTACATTA TGTGCGACTACTGCAGCACCGGCGACCTTTACACCTACTGGCAGATGATCGGACTCTTCGCCGAGGACACGGTGCGGGTTTTTGCTGCCGAGCTGGGCTCTGCGCTGG GGTTTCTTCATGACTTTGGTATCATCCATAGAGATGTGAAG ATGGAGAACATCTTGCTGACAGACAATG GACACCTCCGTCTGGCCGACTTTGGTTTGTCCCGCCGCCTGGAGCGTGGAGGTCGGGCTTTCACCATCTGCGGCACCATCCAGTACATGG CCCCTGAGGTGCTGAGCGGCGGTCCCTACAACCACGCTGTCGATTGGTGGTCGCTGGGCATCATGCTATTCTCGTTGGCTACCGGCAAG TTCCCCTTGCCTCCAGAGCCGGACCACTGTGGCATGCTGAGGAGGGTGCGGTCTTTCCCCTATGAAATGCCCCTCAGCCTGAGCCCCCCTTTGGCCATGCTCATCACAGAG CTACTGTGCAAAATGCCCGCCCGCCGACTTCGCACCCTGGATCGTTTCCAACGCCAGACCTTCTTCCGTGGACTCAGCTTTGACCAAAACCTGCTGCAGCGCCACCCTGTGGAG GTGATcctggagttgagggagcgaccCGACCGCGCAGCCAAAGCCCGCCGAGGCCTCACGCTTTCACTGCAGCCACTCAAAGGCTTCGAGTACGACTcgttactcgggccgccaaacaCGCCCGATGCGCAGCTGCAGGAAGCTGGCCCGCGTAAGGAGGTGTTTGTTTGA
- the aldocb gene encoding fructose-bisphosphate aldolase C-B, whose amino-acid sequence MTHQFPALTPAQKKELQDIALRIVAPGKGILAADESTGSMAKRFTPIGVDNTEENRRRYRQLLFTADGRIDNCIGGVIFFHETLYQNTDDGTSFSKLIKDRGIVVGIKVDKGVVPLAGTNGETTTQGLDGLSERCAQYKKDGADFAKWRCVLKISDTTPSELAIFENANVLARYASICQQNGIVPIVEPEILPDGDHDLKRCQYVTEKVLAAVYKALSDHHIYLEGTLLKPNMVTAGHACPTKYSNEEIAMATVTALRRTVPPAVTGVTFLSGGQSEEEASVNLNAINTCPLAKPWALTFSYGRALQASALQAWRGDMSNEKAATEEFIKRAEANSLAALGKYESSGSGGAAGQSLYVANHAY is encoded by the exons ATGACTCACCAGTTCCCCGCGCTAACTCCTGCTCAGAAGAAGGAGCTGCAGGACATCGCCCTGAGGATCGTGGCCCCCGGCAAGGGCATCCTCGCTGCCGACGAGTCCACAG GCAGCATGGCGAAGCGCTTCACCCCCATCGGCGTGGACAACACGGAGGAGAACCGCCGGCGCTAccgtcaactgctgttcacggcCGACGGGCGCATCGACAACTGCATCGGTGGCGTCATCTTCTTTCACGAGACGCTCTACCAGAACACCGACGACGGCACGTCCTTCTCCAAGCTCATCAAGGACCGTGGAATTGTCGTCGGCATCAAG GTGGACAAAGGTGTTGTTCCCCTCGCCGGAACCAATGGAGAGACTACCACTCAAG GTCTGGACGGGTTGTCAGAGCGCTGCGCCCAGTACAAGAAGGACGGCGCTGACTTTGCCAAGTGGCGCTGCGTGCTGAAGATCAGCGATACCACACCCTCCGAGCTGGCTATATTTGAGAACGCCAACGTGCTAGCACGCTACGCTAGCATTTGCCAGCAG AATGGCATCGTTCCCATTGTGGAGCCAGAGATCCTCCCTGATGGAGACCATGATCTGAAGCGCTGCCAGTACGTCACCGAGAAG GTCCTGGCCGCTGTGTACAAGGCTCTGTCGGACCACCACATCTACCTGGAGGGCACCCTGCTCAAGCCCAACATGGTCACCGCCGGACACGCCTGCCCCACCAAGTACAGCAACGAGGAGATCGCCATGGCGACCGTCACCGCTCTCCGCCGCACCGTGCCTCCCGCCGTCACAG GCGTGACCTTCCTGTCGGGCGGCCAGTCGGAGGAAGAGGCCAGTGTCAACCTCAACGCCATCAATACCTGCCCCTTGGCCAAGCCCTGGGCACTCACCTTCTCCTACGGCCGCGCCCTGCAGGCCTCAGCCCTACAGGCCTGGCGAGGGGACATGAGCAACGAGAAGGCCGCGACCGAGGAGTTCATCAAGCGCGCTGAG GCTAACAGCTTGGCCGCCCTGGGCAAGTACGAGTCCTCCGGCAGCGGTGGCGCAGCTGGGCAGTCCCTCTATGTGGCCAATCACGCCTACTAA